One window of the Magnolia sinica isolate HGM2019 chromosome 19, MsV1, whole genome shotgun sequence genome contains the following:
- the LOC131235095 gene encoding uncharacterized protein LOC131235095, with product MVFVGRNPRIYDTWEDCKRQVHQVSGCKHKSFRRYEDAMNAWNHHKATVFDGAAGNKPRGDSVHASHHPATMETKTCVPTLGERIVFDNMGSEDVVPERVAAVIIRDELLIDRSLIGLLLGLLILYAAIREFILSLSM from the exons ATGGTTTTTGTGGGAAGAAACCCAAGAATATATGACACGTGGGAGGATTGCAAACGTCAGGTTCACCAAGTCAGTGGCTGCAAACACAAGTCCTTCAGAAGATACGAAGATGCCATGAATGCATGGAATCATCACAAG GCTACAGTCTTCGATGGAGCAGCTGGAAATAAACCTCGCGGTGACAGTGTTCATGCATCACATCATCCGGCAACGATGGAGACTAAGACATGTGTACCTACTCTGGGAGAGCGAATAGTATTTGATAATATGGGTTCAGAAGATGTCGTACCTGAAAGAGTGGCAGCTGTTATTATTAGAGATGAACTTCTCATCGATCGTTCGCTTATTGGATTGTTGCTTGGTCTGTTAATATTATATGCGGCTATTAGGGAGTTTAttttatcattatctatgtga